TTTTCTGGTCATTCCATTCCTAGGCATATTAATGTGCTTGAGTTCGCCATTGAAGTGACAGAAGCCCTGGTCATGGATACTGAAGACAGTGAAACGGAACAGAGTTATGAACAGATCCTTAGAAATACCAACTTAAGCAATGTTAAAGAACCTAAAATACTTTACCCCAATGGACTCAAGGAGGTATTAGTTTTGGTTCCGAGATTCTTCACCATTATTAGCAGAACAAGTCAGCTCTTCACTGCAAGAATCTTATAAGCAGTGCTTGGCACTATATTAATGAATGCAATTAATAACCCAAAGAAATACAAGCAACAAACTCAAATGGGGTTCTTTGCCTTCGCCCTCACATTCTTGCTGTCATCCACAACAGAAGAACTACCAATTTTCTTGCAACAGAgaacaattttaataatagaaactTTAAAAGGAGCTTATAGGGTTTCTTCTTATGTCATATCGAATACTCTTGTGTTTCTCCTATTCCTGTTAATTGTGGCACTCCTCTATAGCACCCCAATATACTGGTCAGTTGGAttgagaaaaggaaatgaatGGGTTTGTCTATTTCTTACTGGTGGCATGGATAATTGTTTTGATGTCAAAGTTATTTTGTCGTATGTCCCAGTGCTCTTGTGCCAAATTTCATTATGGCAACATATTTGATTGCGGGCCTTATggggtctttttctttttcccctctTTTCTGGGAGAAAGAGTACATACCCAAATATTAGATTTTCTCTGTTCAAAAAGAAGTATTAGATTTCATGcatcatttgaagcctttttaaGTGCCCATTTGAGTGTTTAATGATAAATGAGTATGGAAGGGGAAGGGTAAGAGAAAGTGCTTAGAGATTATGGAAGGAAAAATGTTACTGCATGGTGAGGAGCTTTTGATGCAACAAGGCCTGCCAGAGTCAAAGAAATATAATGTAGGAGTGATGTTAGGTTTCATTATTGGAGACGGGTTCCTCTGTTTCTTGATTCTATGTTACAGATCAGACAGAACTAGAATTTGAAACTTTTTTCAACAATCAAATTGGAAAGCAAAGTAGACCAGACAAAACTAGTAATTCCGCCAGTTTTTGCTCTTCTGTAATCCAGCTGGTTTACAATCATGTATTTAAACTTCAGTCATGCATACTTCTGCTTAAATTTCTATTGTTTAATTGTTCAAGATTTGGGAAGTGTACTTAGTTCAACACCAATAGGCTAAGTTTCTAGAGATGGATGGTTCAATATACATCAACCACCAGTCATCGAAGTAGATTTGACCCTGCAATTCAACTTTCTTACTTCTGCAACTCTCATAGATTACTTAACATTAATTTCCCAATGGATCATTGTTCATTATATATGCTGTGTGTATTATAGACAATAGTGCTAAATCAGAAAAGAGAATGCACATCAAAAGGGGTCCTAATTGAAAACATAGTGCCAAAGAATTTATACTACATTTCATAATATGCCTCTTAAAATGGTATTAATTATTACACTATCAATAACACACATTACAGCAAATAGATTATATTAAGCAATCTACTTTGCAGGCACAAGGTATCTGTACTATACTCTCACTTTTATACAGCAGAAGATAAAAATATGCTATCAGTGAACTGAATCAGCGCCTTGTATGCCATATTGCCAATCATATTACCAAAATAAAATGGCATAGCCAGAAAGGTCAATATCTTCACCAGATATCTCCTGATGAAGATGAAAAGTGAGGATCAAATAGAGAAACTCTTTGCCTCTTGTGTGAAAGTGTGGATTTTAATGACAACTCATGTGAAGCAGAAAATTTGTCAAGTATGGACCTGATGGCCTGCTGGACAGAGCATGCTAGAAGTTTATGGACTTCAGTACATCCACTATGCGCTTCTTTGCAGCTGGTCATCACAAGAACATTCTTCATCCTGCCTTCTAAGGTTGCAATCTCTGATCTCATTACTATAAGATGGAGCGCATCAAGCGCTCGTCTTAAATCAGACAAGAGTCCAGGTTTATAATCACAACATAGTGATATTCTGATCATGCAAGGGGCACCATCCACTTTATCGTCCTGTCCTTCAACTCTTACTTCATCAACATCCATTGGCATGAGAAGACCTTCACTAACTCCAGCTGCAGTCATCTTCAGttctttcatatatttaattacttcaGCAAGCAAGGATGCCTTGTCCATCTGTGAGCTCAAACTGTCAATTCATTAGTTCAGCAATTCTATGCAACAAGTGTTTAAGCAGGAGATGATAATCAAACAAATATTTCTATAGATGTATAGAAGTGCATGTACATGAATCTGTCTATGATCAATAAATACCCTTCGTTCAATATTTTGCAGAGTCGGCAAGATTACAAGAATATGAAATCAAGAATCGATGAGAACCCAACAAGCCCAGATGCATATAAAAACTATCATGTATCAGCTGGTGACAGTAAATTACCTGGTATATAATCATAACTGATAAGATGCAATGTTTGCATAATGAAACTAAGGAAAGCTAACAACCATGCAAAATTGGCAGCACATCTAACTAAAATAGTTCCATTCATATTGGCTGGTTCACATTCAGCAACAAATGGAGCAAAATCACCAATAAGTTAGGATAACCTCGTCAATATAAACCGAAAACTTCAATTTATTAACAGTATCAATATCATAAATGCATAAAGTAAGATGCCTGATTTGGCTTCGTGACATGAGAACATAAATTTTCTCCAAACCAAACCGAAAATGTAAAGTAGGATTCTCCagagaaaattgaaaaggGCATAAATGAAGTAATCCTTGTCAACCCAAATGCTACAGCTATTATCAAGTATAGTATCACAAAATCCTAGtgtcaaaattgaaaaatcaagAGGCAAAAACAATGTAACAAACACAAATACCTTCTTGGCACCAGGTACTAAGCTCCTAAGAGTATCAAGATGAGCATTAATCCTAGCTCTACGCTTCCTCTCTGCTTCACAATGATTCCTCAAAGCCTGAGTGCTTCTCTCTGCAGACACCCCTTTTTTCCCTACACTAACAGTAGCCTCCACAAGCTCTCCTCTCTGACTATCCAAAACCAAAGAAGAAGTTGAACATAAcccatttcttatttttgcttCAAAGTCAGTATTCATAAAAACCTCATCAGAGAATCCCTCCAAATCAGTACACAAATTTGAACTCAAAGAATGATGTTCCATAGCTAATAAAATAGCAATGAAGAAGGGTATTATTGTAATTCTTCGAATGATGGGTTAGTAGTAAAAGTGGAGTCTTTCAAGACTTGCTCTCTTGCTCAGTTCTTTTATACATGTGATAAAGTTGACACCTTTCCAATCCCACCTTATCTgccttcctttttcttcttgatttatctctttttgttGCTAACACTGCAAAACTGTAGCATCAAATAATGCTCATAAAATGGTTTGAAACATTAAACCTAACATCCTGTAACAAGATTATGACTCAAATTGTTTGAATTGCAATTGTTTTCATACCTGTTTAGACCAATTATTGTGTGTTAAAAATTGTTAACCTCTACTATATTATAAAAGACCTTGAACTGCTACAAAAGAATATCATCAGACAATAATGTgaacattttatttcttttttttttaaccatTATTTCGTTTAGCACACTTAACAGAATTCTTATCACAATTACACACACATGTTTAAGTAGtcgtattaaaatatcatacttaaatatattcatttttattaattggatTATTTGGATGGAACTTATTTAGttagttaaattataaaatactatttattttaaatgaaaaattatcaatttaatttttagaaattatattttctaaatataagaaaactcaAACttgagttattattttaatatacaataaaatttttatagctgagaaaattacttgataatttattaatttatttaaatatatatgtttattcatattatttgaaaattaatttaaatttaatgtttttatGTGTTATAATCGGATTAAAcccatatataattatatggtGTGCAAAAATTACCAGTGGCAGTAATGATGGCTAATTCAGGAAAAATGAAACTTGAATCATAATTTTAGTTCACAATGAATTATTTGATCTccaatttgtttaattatatctcAAATTGTGTAAAGTGAGTGCCgcaaatttagatttattccTAAAATCTGGTTGCCCACATCATTGAACATTGTTTTGGCGATTAGTGTGGTACGAATTTGTGAATTAGGCAAAGAGACAAGCATCAATGGGACCCCTTGTCTTGCTTAGCCAGCTCATCTCTTCACTTTATTATACCCAATCAGAATCACCCTTCCAATTTGCATTTTGACATTTGGATTAACTCACAACACATAAaacaatttaacttttaattattattattattat
The sequence above is drawn from the Ricinus communis isolate WT05 ecotype wild-type chromosome 7, ASM1957865v1, whole genome shotgun sequence genome and encodes:
- the LOC8264201 gene encoding putative transcription factor bHLH107, with translation MEHHSLSSNLCTDLEGFSDEVFMNTDFEAKIRNGLCSTSSLVLDSQRGELVEATVSVGKKGVSAERSTQALRNHCEAERKRRARINAHLDTLRSLVPGAKKMDKASLLAEVIKYMKELKMTAAGVSEGLLMPMDVDEVRVEGQDDKVDGAPCMIRISLCCDYKPGLLSDLRRALDALHLIVMRSEIATLEGRMKNVLVMTSCKEAHSGCTEVHKLLACSVQQAIRSILDKFSASHELSLKSTLSHKRQRVSLFDPHFSSSSGDIW